Proteins encoded by one window of Microbacterium testaceum:
- a CDS encoding DUF3817 domain-containing protein, which yields MPRAPKLASFPAIRGALKFYQICSIITGVGLLLLVAEMILKYTPIHVELFLGGSGGLLWFADAVPGPDCQWFSLFVPGGNGCSILSTGDGVNISLAILVVHGWFYVVYLISCFRVWSLMRWPFRRFVFLALGGVVPFLSFILEVRTARRVRAYLAEREAAKASAPVPAPEGNR from the coding sequence ATGCCCCGCGCCCCCAAGCTCGCCTCGTTCCCGGCGATCCGCGGAGCCCTGAAGTTCTACCAGATCTGCTCGATCATCACGGGTGTCGGCCTGCTTCTGCTGGTCGCCGAGATGATCCTGAAGTACACGCCCATTCACGTGGAGCTGTTCCTCGGCGGATCCGGTGGCTTGCTGTGGTTCGCGGATGCCGTGCCCGGCCCCGACTGCCAGTGGTTCTCGCTCTTCGTTCCGGGCGGCAACGGGTGTTCGATCCTGTCGACCGGCGACGGTGTGAACATCTCGCTGGCGATCCTGGTGGTCCACGGCTGGTTCTACGTCGTCTACCTCATCTCGTGCTTCCGCGTGTGGAGCCTCATGCGGTGGCCGTTCCGTCGGTTCGTCTTCCTCGCCCTCGGTGGCGTGGTGCCGTTCCTCTCCTTCATCCTCGAGGTGCGCACCGCCCGTCGCGTGCGCGCCTACCTCGCCGAGCGTGAGGCCGCGAAGGCCTCCGCTCCCGTTCC
- a CDS encoding SURF1 family protein: MTSTPTTEPAPPQIFPPTLREVMLRPRWIALLAFSLVVAGVLAWLGQWQLGRAVDTSPPEPGLTEVVQPLADVVKPGDYLPEPLVGQRVETSGTWVASDFIVVSSRFNNDVQGYWVTGQLRVSGTTIPTSIAVATGWTSSLDQADAAADELRAQAEADPTAVVDVTGRLISDEGASIPPANADPLTLVKMSPAMLLGRWHDTQNLDVYRQYIASQTAIGPLDAIASPAPDERSRVNWLNIFYAAEWAIFAGFALYLWYRLARDAWEKEVEDLEDEQAEPVAESSASSSPAGAAGSRD, from the coding sequence ATGACCTCCACCCCCACGACCGAGCCGGCACCGCCGCAGATCTTCCCGCCGACGCTACGGGAGGTCATGCTGCGGCCGCGCTGGATCGCGCTCCTGGCGTTCTCTCTGGTCGTCGCGGGTGTGCTCGCCTGGCTCGGGCAGTGGCAGCTCGGACGCGCGGTCGACACCTCTCCTCCCGAGCCGGGGCTGACCGAGGTCGTGCAACCTCTCGCCGACGTTGTGAAGCCGGGCGATTACCTGCCGGAACCTCTCGTCGGTCAGCGGGTCGAGACGAGTGGCACGTGGGTGGCATCCGATTTCATCGTCGTCTCGTCGCGCTTCAACAACGACGTGCAGGGCTACTGGGTGACCGGTCAGCTGCGCGTCTCGGGAACGACCATACCGACGTCGATCGCCGTCGCGACCGGATGGACGAGCAGCCTCGACCAGGCCGACGCCGCCGCCGACGAGCTGCGCGCCCAGGCCGAAGCGGACCCGACAGCGGTCGTGGACGTGACGGGACGACTCATCTCCGACGAAGGGGCGTCGATACCGCCGGCGAATGCCGACCCCCTCACGCTCGTGAAGATGTCGCCCGCCATGCTGCTGGGCCGATGGCACGACACCCAGAACCTCGACGTCTACCGCCAGTACATCGCCTCGCAGACGGCGATCGGCCCCCTCGACGCCATCGCCTCCCCGGCGCCCGACGAACGCTCGCGGGTCAACTGGCTGAACATCTTCTACGCCGCCGAGTGGGCCATCTTCGCCGGCTTCGCGCTGTACCTCTGGTACCGCCTCGCGCGCGACGCGTGGGAGAAAGAAGTCGAGGATCTCGAGGACGAACAGGCCGAGCCCGTCGCGGAAAGCTCCGCGTCGAGCAGTCCGGCGGGAGCCGCGGGATCCCGCGACTAG
- a CDS encoding GuaB3 family IMP dehydrogenase-related protein yields the protein MEIDLGRAKRARRAYTFDDIAVVPSRRTRNPEDVSTAWTIDAFPFEIPVLGAPMDSVVSPRTAIELGRLGGLGVLDLEGLWTRYDDPEPLLAEIATLPEADATRRMQQLYAEPIKPELVRDRLAEVRAAGVTVAGALTPQRTNDLYETVVAAGVDLFVIRGTTVSAEHVSKVAEPLNLKKFIYDLDVPVIVGGAATYTAALHLMRTGAAGVLVGFGGGAASTTRATLGLHAPMATAVADVAGARRDYLDESGGRYVHVIADGGVGTSGDIVKALAMGADAVMLGVALARATDAPGRGYHWGPEAHHPELPRGRRVEVDRVGPLEQVLYGPAPVADGTANLIGALKKSMATTGYSDLKEFQRVEVVVAPYGH from the coding sequence ATGGAGATCGATCTCGGCCGCGCCAAGCGCGCCCGCCGCGCGTACACCTTCGACGACATCGCCGTCGTGCCGTCGCGGCGCACGCGCAACCCCGAAGACGTCTCGACCGCGTGGACCATCGACGCGTTCCCGTTCGAGATCCCGGTGCTCGGTGCGCCCATGGACTCCGTGGTCAGCCCGCGCACCGCGATCGAGCTCGGGCGCCTGGGTGGGCTCGGCGTCCTCGACCTCGAGGGCCTGTGGACGCGCTACGACGACCCCGAGCCGCTGCTGGCCGAGATCGCGACGCTTCCCGAGGCCGACGCCACTCGCCGCATGCAGCAGCTGTACGCCGAGCCGATCAAGCCCGAGCTCGTGCGCGACCGCCTCGCCGAGGTGCGCGCCGCGGGCGTCACCGTCGCCGGTGCCCTCACCCCGCAGCGCACGAACGACCTGTACGAGACCGTCGTCGCCGCGGGCGTCGACCTCTTCGTCATCCGCGGGACCACCGTGTCGGCGGAGCACGTGTCGAAGGTGGCCGAGCCCCTCAACCTCAAGAAGTTCATCTACGACCTCGACGTCCCCGTCATCGTGGGCGGCGCCGCCACCTACACGGCGGCTCTCCACCTCATGCGCACCGGTGCCGCGGGCGTGCTGGTCGGCTTCGGCGGCGGCGCCGCTTCGACGACGCGCGCAACGCTCGGGCTGCACGCGCCCATGGCCACGGCCGTGGCCGACGTTGCCGGGGCCCGACGCGACTACCTCGACGAGTCGGGCGGACGTTACGTGCACGTCATCGCCGACGGCGGCGTGGGCACCTCGGGTGACATCGTGAAGGCCCTCGCCATGGGCGCCGACGCCGTCATGCTGGGTGTCGCGCTCGCCCGCGCCACCGACGCCCCCGGGCGCGGGTATCACTGGGGTCCTGAGGCGCACCACCCCGAGCTTCCCCGCGGACGCCGGGTCGAGGTCGACCGCGTGGGTCCTCTCGAGCAGGTCCTCTACGGCCCCGCCCCCGTCGCCGACGGCACCGCCAACCTCATCGGTGCGCTCAAGAAGTCGATGGCCACTACGGGCTACTCCGACCTCAAGGAGTTCCAGCGCGTCGAGGTCGTCGTCGCCCCCTACGGGCACTGA
- a CDS encoding ABC-F family ATP-binding cassette domain-containing protein has translation MEYLDLAALSFTLPDGRPLLDEVTFRVGEGVTTALVGPNGAGKTTLLRIIRGDEKAHGGVVSMGGSLGVMDQFVGHGRDEESVHDLLVSVSPTRIRRAAIELEASENALIERDDLDTQLRYASALADYADAGGYEHETVWDTCTTAALGLPYERARFRDLSTLSGGEQKRLALEALLRGPDDVLLLDEPDNYLDVPGKRWLEEQLRATAKTVLLVSHDRELLARAADRIVTLETGAAGSTAWVHGGGFSTYGAAREDRMARLEELRRRWDEEHEKLRALVARMKVAAAANDGFASRYQAAVTRLSKFEQAGPPEQRPPEQDLQLRLRGARTGKRAVVTEGLELSGLMKPFDLEVWFGDRVAVLGSNGSGKSHFLRLLAGGGTDPDARLGHVTTVGAGLDRVAHSGRAILGARVVPGWFAQTHRHPEFVGRTLLDLLHRGDDNRAGMPRDAASSALDRYGLIAQAQQAFDTLSGGQQARFQVLLLELSGTTLLLLDEPTDNLDLASAEALEDALSRFEGTVLAVTHDRWFARSFDRFVVFGSDGEVYEAAEPVWDEKRVVRAR, from the coding sequence ATGGAATACCTCGACCTCGCCGCCCTCTCGTTCACGCTGCCCGACGGCAGGCCCCTGCTCGACGAGGTGACGTTCCGCGTCGGCGAGGGGGTGACGACCGCTCTGGTCGGTCCCAACGGCGCGGGGAAGACGACGTTGCTGCGCATCATCCGCGGTGACGAGAAGGCGCACGGCGGTGTCGTGTCGATGGGCGGCTCGCTCGGAGTGATGGACCAGTTCGTCGGGCACGGGCGCGACGAAGAGAGCGTCCACGACCTCCTCGTGTCGGTATCGCCGACCCGCATCCGACGTGCGGCGATCGAGCTCGAGGCGTCCGAGAACGCCCTCATCGAGCGCGACGACCTCGACACCCAGCTGCGGTACGCCTCGGCGCTCGCCGACTACGCCGACGCGGGCGGCTACGAGCACGAGACGGTCTGGGACACCTGCACGACGGCCGCCCTCGGGCTGCCGTACGAGCGGGCGCGGTTCCGCGACCTGTCGACGCTGTCGGGCGGCGAGCAGAAGAGGCTCGCCCTCGAGGCCCTGCTGCGCGGACCCGACGACGTGCTCCTGCTCGACGAGCCCGACAACTACCTCGACGTGCCCGGCAAGCGCTGGCTCGAGGAGCAGCTGCGGGCGACGGCCAAGACCGTGCTGCTCGTCTCGCACGACCGCGAACTGCTCGCCCGCGCCGCCGACCGCATCGTCACCCTCGAGACGGGGGCCGCGGGGAGCACCGCCTGGGTGCACGGTGGGGGATTCAGTACGTACGGCGCCGCGCGGGAGGACCGCATGGCCCGCCTCGAGGAGCTGCGTCGCCGCTGGGATGAGGAGCACGAGAAGCTGCGCGCGCTGGTCGCCCGCATGAAGGTGGCCGCGGCCGCCAACGACGGCTTCGCCTCGCGCTACCAAGCGGCGGTGACGCGCCTGTCGAAGTTCGAGCAGGCAGGTCCCCCCGAGCAGCGCCCGCCCGAGCAGGATCTGCAGCTGCGCCTCCGCGGAGCGCGCACGGGCAAGCGCGCGGTGGTGACGGAGGGGCTCGAGCTGTCGGGGCTCATGAAGCCGTTCGACCTCGAGGTGTGGTTCGGCGATCGCGTCGCCGTGCTCGGCTCGAACGGGTCGGGCAAATCCCACTTCCTGCGTCTTCTCGCCGGCGGAGGCACCGACCCCGACGCGCGTCTCGGGCACGTCACCACCGTGGGCGCCGGGCTCGATCGGGTCGCCCACTCCGGTCGCGCCATCCTGGGCGCCCGGGTCGTCCCCGGGTGGTTCGCCCAGACGCATCGGCATCCGGAGTTCGTCGGGAGGACCCTCTTGGACCTGCTTCATCGCGGTGACGACAACCGGGCGGGGATGCCGAGGGATGCCGCGAGCTCGGCGCTCGATCGCTACGGCCTCATCGCGCAGGCCCAGCAGGCGTTCGACACGTTGAGCGGCGGGCAGCAGGCGCGGTTCCAGGTGCTGCTGCTGGAACTCTCGGGCACGACACTCCTGCTGCTCGACGAGCCGACGGACAACCTCGACCTCGCCTCGGCCGAGGCGCTGGAGGACGCGCTGTCGCGGTTCGAGGGCACCGTGCTGGCCGTCACGCACGACCGGTGGTTCGCGCGCTCGTTCGACCGGTTCGTCGTGTTCGGCTCGGACGGAGAGGTGTACGAGGCAGCGGAGCCCGTGTGGGACGAGAAACGGGTCGTGCGGGCCCGGTGA
- the guaB gene encoding IMP dehydrogenase, translated as MEQHDPFGFIGLTYDDVLLLPGHTDVIPSEADTSSRLSRRITVATPLLSSAMDTVTEARMAIAIARQGGIGIVHRNLSIEDQAGIVDQVKRSESGMVSNPITTNPDATVAEVDAMCAQYRISGLPVVDPDGVLVGIITNRDMRFVSGFERQTTKVKDVMTKDGLITGHVGIHANDVIATFAKHRVEKLPLVDDDGKLAGLITIKDFDKSEKYPLATKDEQGRLRVGAAIGFFGDAWQRAEALRDAGVDVLVVDTANGQSAGVIDIVRRLKADPTFDHVDVIGGNVATREGAQALIDAGVDAVKVGVGPGSICTTRVVAGVGVPQVTAIYEAAKAAIPAGVPVIADGGLQYSGDIAKALVAGADTVMLGSLLAGTDESPGEIVFQGGKQFKQYRGMGSLGALQTRGKKTSYSKDRYFQADVPSDDKLIPEGIEGQVPYRGPVAAVAYQLIGGLRQSMFYVGARTVEELKTKGKFVRITSAGLKESHPHDVQIVVEAPNYKK; from the coding sequence ATGGAGCAGCACGACCCGTTCGGATTCATCGGACTGACTTACGACGACGTGTTGCTGCTTCCCGGCCACACCGACGTCATCCCGAGCGAGGCCGACACGTCGTCGCGTCTGAGCCGCCGCATCACGGTGGCGACGCCCCTGCTCTCGAGCGCGATGGACACCGTCACCGAAGCGCGCATGGCGATCGCGATCGCGCGCCAGGGCGGTATCGGCATCGTGCACCGCAATCTCTCGATCGAGGATCAGGCCGGCATCGTCGACCAGGTCAAGCGCAGCGAGTCGGGCATGGTCTCGAACCCCATCACCACGAACCCGGATGCCACGGTGGCCGAGGTCGACGCGATGTGCGCGCAGTACCGCATCTCGGGTCTGCCGGTGGTCGACCCCGACGGGGTCCTCGTCGGCATCATCACCAACCGCGACATGCGCTTCGTCTCGGGCTTCGAGCGTCAGACCACCAAGGTCAAGGACGTCATGACCAAGGACGGTCTGATCACCGGGCACGTCGGCATCCACGCCAACGACGTCATCGCGACCTTCGCCAAGCACCGCGTCGAGAAGCTGCCGCTCGTCGACGACGACGGCAAGCTCGCCGGCCTCATCACCATCAAGGACTTCGACAAGAGCGAGAAGTACCCGCTCGCCACCAAGGACGAGCAGGGGCGCCTGCGCGTGGGCGCGGCGATCGGCTTCTTCGGTGACGCGTGGCAGCGTGCCGAGGCCCTGCGCGACGCGGGCGTCGACGTGCTCGTGGTCGACACCGCGAACGGCCAGTCGGCCGGCGTGATCGACATCGTTCGTCGCCTGAAGGCCGACCCCACCTTCGACCACGTCGACGTCATCGGCGGCAACGTCGCGACGCGTGAGGGCGCCCAGGCGCTCATCGATGCGGGGGTGGATGCCGTGAAGGTCGGCGTCGGACCGGGCTCCATCTGCACCACCCGCGTCGTCGCCGGCGTCGGTGTGCCGCAGGTCACCGCGATCTACGAAGCGGCGAAGGCGGCGATCCCCGCCGGCGTGCCCGTGATCGCCGACGGCGGCCTGCAGTACTCGGGCGACATCGCCAAGGCCCTCGTGGCGGGCGCCGACACCGTCATGCTCGGCTCGCTCCTCGCCGGAACCGACGAGTCGCCGGGTGAGATCGTCTTCCAGGGCGGCAAGCAGTTCAAGCAGTACCGCGGGATGGGCTCGCTCGGCGCTCTGCAGACGCGCGGCAAGAAGACCTCGTACTCGAAGGACCGCTACTTCCAGGCGGACGTCCCCAGTGACGACAAGCTGATCCCCGAGGGCATCGAGGGCCAGGTGCCCTACCGCGGCCCCGTGGCGGCCGTGGCCTACCAGCTCATCGGCGGGCTGCGTCAGTCGATGTTCTACGTCGGCGCTCGCACGGTCGAGGAGCTCAAGACCAAGGGCAAGTTCGTCCGCATCACCTCGGCGGGACTCAAGGAGTCGCACCCGCACGACGTGCAGATCGTCGTCGAGGCGCCGAACTACAAGAAGTAG
- a CDS encoding ABC transporter permease subunit gives MPRRRRSILTLLSGLFAAALVLGFAPASTAAVNDEDLPYSITVNVRSEGEPVAQAKVTATDGSFTGEATTDERGRATIKVPTKEGAWTVDLDRNSLPSGVSVPDGQEFERQVQFGSSSTVSSNFTLGAAERQTVGFMDQLLSRTVNGLNFGLMLALAAIGLSLVFGTTGLSNFAHGEMVTFGAIAALFLSAGTGWSIWIAIPLAVILSGVFGLAMDAGIWRPLRRKGLGIVQLMIVSIGLSLALRYIFQIFIGGGTQQLPGASSDIIPGLGSIRISVTDLTSMGISIVVIAAFAWFLTRTRLGRATRAVSDNPSLAAASGIDVDNVVRMVWILSSALAGLAGVLWAYFRPGIRWDMGSGILLLMFAAVVLGGLGTAFGALIGSIVVGLLVEVSTLWIPSDMKYVGALVVLIVILLFRPQGILGRRERIG, from the coding sequence ATGCCTCGCCGTCGACGCTCGATCCTGACGCTGTTGTCAGGACTCTTCGCTGCCGCCCTGGTGCTCGGGTTCGCCCCGGCATCGACGGCAGCCGTCAACGATGAGGATCTTCCCTATTCGATCACGGTGAACGTGCGCTCCGAAGGTGAGCCCGTCGCTCAAGCGAAGGTGACCGCCACAGACGGTTCCTTCACCGGCGAGGCCACAACGGACGAGCGCGGTCGCGCGACGATCAAGGTCCCCACGAAAGAGGGGGCGTGGACGGTCGACCTCGACCGCAACTCGCTTCCCTCGGGAGTCAGCGTCCCCGACGGGCAGGAGTTCGAGCGGCAGGTGCAGTTCGGCAGCTCCAGCACCGTCTCGAGCAACTTCACCCTCGGCGCCGCAGAGCGTCAGACGGTCGGCTTCATGGACCAGCTGCTCTCTCGCACGGTGAACGGCCTGAACTTCGGTCTCATGCTCGCCCTCGCCGCCATCGGCCTCTCCCTCGTGTTCGGCACGACGGGCCTGTCGAACTTCGCGCACGGCGAGATGGTGACCTTCGGCGCCATCGCCGCCCTCTTCTTGAGCGCCGGCACCGGGTGGTCGATCTGGATCGCCATCCCGCTCGCGGTGATCCTCTCGGGGGTCTTCGGACTCGCGATGGATGCCGGGATCTGGCGGCCCCTCCGGCGCAAGGGCCTCGGCATCGTCCAGCTCATGATCGTCTCGATCGGTCTCTCGCTCGCGCTGCGCTACATCTTCCAGATCTTCATCGGTGGTGGCACGCAGCAGCTCCCGGGGGCGTCGAGCGACATCATCCCGGGCCTCGGGTCGATCCGCATCAGCGTCACCGACCTGACCAGCATGGGCATCTCGATCGTCGTCATCGCGGCGTTCGCGTGGTTCCTCACCCGCACGCGACTGGGGCGCGCCACGCGCGCGGTGTCGGACAACCCGTCGCTGGCCGCTGCGAGCGGCATCGACGTCGACAACGTCGTGCGCATGGTCTGGATCCTGTCGTCGGCTCTGGCCGGTCTCGCGGGCGTGCTGTGGGCCTACTTCCGCCCCGGCATCCGCTGGGACATGGGTTCCGGCATCCTGCTTCTCATGTTCGCCGCCGTCGTGCTCGGCGGACTCGGTACCGCGTTCGGAGCCCTCATCGGCTCGATCGTGGTCGGCCTCCTCGTCGAGGTGTCCACCCTGTGGATCCCCTCCGACATGAAGTATGTGGGCGCCCTCGTCGTGCTCATCGTCATCCTCCTCTTCCGGCCGCAGGGCATCCTCGGCCGCCGAGAGCGAATCGGGTAG
- a CDS encoding branched-chain amino acid ABC transporter permease produces the protein MDFLQILSNTASQILAPATFGYALAAIGLSMHFGFAGLLNMGVAGFMAIGAYGFAISILTFGLAWPIAALIGFAAAVVFALIMGIPTLRLRGDYLAIVTIAAAEILRLVFLTSTFRGVTGSADGLFNFQSGWRGENNPLPAGDYGFGPWTYNANRWYVIILGLLAVVVAVLLVWMLMRSPWGRVIRGIREDEDAVRALGKNVFAFKMQALVIGGVIIAAGGIITAMDTNVNPNVYVTSQTFFVYTALLLGGAATIFGPVLGAVLFWVVRAFLSNLLPALSSIGLLPFLTADQSQMLVFVIVGVALMLLVIFRPQGILGSKKEMTFVR, from the coding sequence ATGGACTTCCTGCAGATCCTCTCGAACACGGCCTCGCAGATCCTCGCGCCGGCCACGTTCGGTTACGCCCTCGCCGCCATCGGCCTGTCGATGCACTTCGGCTTCGCCGGCCTCCTCAACATGGGCGTCGCCGGCTTCATGGCCATCGGCGCGTACGGCTTCGCGATCTCGATCCTGACGTTCGGTCTCGCGTGGCCGATCGCGGCCCTGATCGGTTTCGCCGCCGCCGTCGTGTTCGCGCTCATCATGGGCATCCCGACGCTGCGACTGCGAGGCGACTACCTCGCCATCGTCACCATCGCGGCCGCCGAGATCCTCCGTCTGGTGTTCCTGACCTCGACCTTCCGTGGCGTCACGGGCTCGGCCGACGGTCTGTTCAACTTCCAGTCCGGCTGGCGCGGCGAGAACAACCCGCTCCCCGCGGGCGACTACGGCTTCGGCCCGTGGACCTACAACGCCAACCGGTGGTACGTCATCATCCTCGGCCTGCTCGCCGTCGTGGTCGCCGTGCTCCTGGTCTGGATGCTCATGCGCAGCCCCTGGGGTCGTGTCATCCGCGGCATCCGAGAAGACGAGGACGCCGTGCGCGCGCTCGGCAAGAACGTCTTCGCCTTCAAGATGCAGGCGCTCGTCATCGGCGGCGTGATCATCGCGGCGGGCGGCATCATCACCGCGATGGACACGAACGTGAACCCGAACGTGTACGTCACGTCGCAGACGTTCTTCGTCTACACGGCGTTGCTCCTCGGTGGGGCCGCGACGATCTTCGGCCCGGTGCTCGGCGCGGTGCTGTTCTGGGTCGTGCGCGCGTTCCTGTCGAACCTGCTGCCGGCGCTGTCCTCGATCGGACTGTTGCCCTTCCTCACCGCCGACCAGTCCCAGATGCTCGTCTTCGTCATCGTCGGCGTCGCGCTCATGCTGCTCGTGATCTTCCGCCCCCAGGGAATCCTGGGCAGCAAGAAGGAGATGACCTTTGTCCGATGA
- a CDS encoding ABC transporter ATP-binding protein — MPSAPAQRVKATGLHKGEIAPGVAKVDPIIVADNVRRDFGGNTAVDVKHLEIPRNAITALIGPNGAGKTTLFNLLTGFDKPNSGQWSFDGRNLAGIPAFKAARMGQVRTFQLTKALGLLTVLENMKLGATKQKGESLLSSILPFVWRKQETANDEKARDLLKRFKLDSKETDFAASLSGGQRKLLEMARALMSDPTLVMLDEPMAGVNPALTQSLLDHILDLKDLGMTVLFVEHDMHMVRHIADWVVVMAEGKIVAEGPPDTVMKDQAVIDAYLGAHQDVDLGVVTGRHEGTVDSAAAAELLETAQQVDAAIDNESSHEKEDGR, encoded by the coding sequence GTGCCCAGCGCTCCCGCGCAACGGGTGAAGGCGACCGGACTGCACAAGGGCGAGATCGCCCCCGGCGTCGCCAAAGTCGATCCGATCATCGTCGCCGACAACGTCCGTCGCGACTTCGGCGGCAACACCGCCGTCGACGTGAAGCACCTCGAGATCCCGCGCAACGCCATCACGGCGCTGATCGGGCCCAACGGTGCGGGCAAGACGACGCTGTTCAACCTGCTCACCGGCTTCGACAAGCCCAACAGCGGCCAGTGGTCGTTCGACGGTCGCAACCTCGCCGGCATCCCCGCGTTCAAGGCGGCCCGGATGGGCCAGGTCCGTACGTTCCAGCTCACCAAAGCGCTGGGCCTTCTGACCGTGCTCGAGAACATGAAGCTGGGCGCCACGAAGCAGAAGGGCGAGAGCCTGCTCTCGAGCATCCTCCCCTTCGTCTGGCGCAAGCAGGAGACCGCCAACGACGAGAAGGCGCGCGATCTGCTGAAGCGGTTCAAGCTCGACTCCAAGGAGACGGACTTCGCCGCGTCGCTCTCGGGCGGTCAGCGCAAGCTTCTCGAGATGGCGCGAGCGCTCATGAGTGACCCGACGCTGGTTATGCTCGACGAGCCGATGGCCGGGGTCAACCCGGCGCTGACGCAGTCGCTGCTCGACCACATCCTCGACCTGAAGGATCTCGGGATGACCGTGCTCTTCGTCGAGCACGACATGCACATGGTCCGCCACATCGCCGACTGGGTCGTGGTGATGGCCGAGGGCAAGATCGTCGCCGAGGGACCGCCCGACACCGTCATGAAGGACCAGGCCGTGATCGACGCCTACCTCGGAGCCCATCAGGACGTCGACCTCGGCGTCGTCACGGGTCGCCACGAGGGGACGGTCGACTCCGCCGCCGCCGCCGAGCTGCTCGAGACCGCTCAGCAGGTCGACGCCGCGATCGACAACGAGTCGTCGCACGAGAAGGAGGACGGTCGATGA
- a CDS encoding ABC transporter ATP-binding protein codes for MTANVVELRDVHAGYLPGVNILNGANLTAAPGELIGIIGPNGAGKSTMLKAIFGQVKVRSGSVLLQGEEITGLRANKLVAKGVGFVPQTNNVFPSLTIAENLQMGLYQRPKGFTERVDFVTSIFPDLAKRLKQRAGSLSGGERQMVAMGRALMMDPKVLLLDEPSAGLSPVRQDEAFIRVSEINKAGVTCIMVEQNARRCLQICDRGYVLDQGRDAYTGTGRELMDDPAVIGLYLGTLGT; via the coding sequence ATGACCGCCAACGTTGTCGAGCTCCGCGACGTTCACGCCGGCTACCTGCCGGGCGTGAACATCCTCAACGGCGCCAACCTCACCGCCGCTCCCGGCGAGCTGATCGGCATCATCGGCCCCAACGGCGCCGGCAAGTCGACGATGCTCAAGGCCATCTTCGGTCAGGTGAAGGTGCGCTCGGGCTCGGTCCTGCTGCAGGGCGAGGAGATCACGGGCCTGCGGGCGAACAAGCTCGTCGCGAAGGGCGTCGGGTTCGTCCCCCAGACGAACAACGTCTTCCCGAGCCTCACGATCGCCGAGAACCTGCAGATGGGTCTCTACCAGCGACCGAAGGGGTTCACCGAGCGCGTCGACTTCGTCACGAGCATCTTCCCCGACCTCGCCAAGCGCCTCAAGCAGCGGGCGGGATCGCTGTCGGGCGGTGAGCGCCAGATGGTCGCCATGGGCCGCGCGCTCATGATGGACCCGAAGGTGCTGCTGCTCGACGAGCCGTCGGCCGGTCTCTCTCCCGTCCGTCAGGACGAGGCGTTCATCCGCGTCTCCGAGATCAACAAGGCCGGCGTGACCTGCATCATGGTGGAGCAGAACGCCCGCCGCTGCCTGCAGATCTGCGACCGCGGCTACGTGCTCGACCAGGGCCGTGACGCCTACACGGGCACGGGCCGCGAGCTCATGGACGACCCGGCCGTGATCGGCCTGTACCTGGGCACGCTCGGCACCTGA